A genomic stretch from Glaciecola nitratireducens FR1064 includes:
- a CDS encoding diacylglycerol kinase has protein sequence MTDLTNKQNGSGAQRVFKATLCSFKGFKAAWLHESAFRQELIMSTVLLPLSFYLAQSRQHWLLLFGALLFVLFAEIINSALEALADSITLEHSVLIGRAKDLGSSGVFIALTFLLAVWGEAMLSLFM, from the coding sequence ATGACAGATTTAACTAATAAGCAAAATGGCAGCGGTGCACAAAGAGTATTCAAAGCGACGCTTTGCTCATTCAAAGGCTTCAAGGCAGCATGGTTACATGAGTCTGCTTTTCGTCAAGAGCTGATAATGAGTACTGTTTTACTACCTTTGAGTTTTTATCTTGCGCAGTCCCGCCAGCATTGGTTGCTCTTATTTGGAGCTCTATTATTTGTGCTTTTCGCCGAAATTATCAACTCAGCGCTCGAAGCTTTGGCCGACAGCATTACGCTTGAACATAGTGTATTGATTGGTCGAGCTAAAGATTTAGGCTCTTCTGGTGTATTCATCGCGCTCACTTTCCTTCTGGCGGTATGGGGCGAAGCGATGCTGAGTCTATTTATGTAG
- a CDS encoding group I truncated hemoglobin, with amino-acid sequence MRKTQLKLNKSVVCITFLGLCLVAITGCATPTTSASSSVVSSSDNLYQTLGGKAKIDEIVDNFINEIAFDQETYAFFKDSNMQRFKEKLSEQLCVMAQGPCTYTGDSMEQVHTGMNITEANFNHGVDLFINAMDKADIPHNVQNRLLNEMAKTRKQMLYR; translated from the coding sequence ATGCGTAAAACTCAACTCAAATTGAATAAAAGCGTGGTCTGTATCACATTCTTAGGGCTTTGCCTGGTGGCAATAACCGGTTGCGCGACGCCCACCACCTCGGCGTCTTCTAGCGTAGTATCTAGCTCGGATAATTTATATCAAACCTTAGGTGGTAAAGCGAAGATAGATGAAATTGTTGACAACTTTATTAACGAAATCGCATTCGATCAAGAAACCTACGCATTCTTCAAAGACAGCAACATGCAACGTTTTAAAGAGAAGCTTTCTGAGCAACTATGTGTAATGGCTCAAGGTCCTTGCACGTACACGGGTGATAGTATGGAGCAGGTTCATACTGGAATGAATATAACAGAGGCCAACTTTAACCATGGTGTCGACTTATTCATCAATGCGATGGACAAAGCGGATATTCCTCACAATGTACAAAACCGTTTGCTGAACGAAATGGCGAAAACCAGAAAACAAATGCTTTATCGCTAA
- a CDS encoding CIA30 family protein, translated as MRLIITIGITLTISLFAFFSWSIQNNTMEKRIDFSTSAEARNWVIVNDTVMGGRSQAELAIENDMLVFTGNLSLENNGGFASTRRIYSPLSWNSNETLEIKVLGDGRSYQFRLRTNRNADGIAYVANFTTTKGEVQLLTFNLNDFNPQFRGRLVKGAPSLNFSDIAQIGFMLADKNRGDFVLRIAHIRQIPEII; from the coding sequence ATGCGTTTAATAATCACCATTGGTATCACTTTAACTATCAGCTTGTTCGCTTTCTTTTCATGGAGTATTCAAAACAACACAATGGAAAAACGCATAGATTTCAGCACTTCCGCAGAAGCCCGAAATTGGGTTATTGTTAACGACACGGTAATGGGTGGCCGCTCACAGGCGGAATTAGCCATTGAAAACGATATGCTAGTTTTTACCGGCAATTTATCATTAGAAAACAATGGCGGATTCGCTTCAACTCGAAGAATCTATTCACCCTTAAGCTGGAACAGCAACGAAACTTTGGAGATAAAAGTACTTGGCGACGGCCGCAGTTATCAATTCAGGCTGCGCACTAACCGAAATGCAGATGGCATTGCTTATGTGGCAAATTTCACTACGACAAAAGGTGAAGTTCAGCTCCTCACTTTCAATCTTAATGACTTTAACCCTCAATTCAGAGGGAGACTCGTGAAAGGCGCCCCCAGCCTAAACTTTTCAGACATTGCACAAATCGGCTTTATGTTGGCAGACAAAAACCGAGGAGATTTTGTTTTGCGAATTGCGCACATTAGGCAGATACCAGAAATCATATAG
- a CDS encoding TerB family tellurite resistance protein, translating into MAELHRLDTRQHQLHNEALIKLTVLLYQIDGKVTLTEQDYFDELLQEMSWHSGISKEAYVNDAIHQAREAIDSVAAPEFVRSLSDELNIDAARSLEVAMAITKVDGVRSEKEVELLALLANRVLARGLVA; encoded by the coding sequence ATGGCTGAACTACATCGATTAGATACTAGACAACATCAACTCCATAATGAGGCGTTGATTAAGTTAACCGTCTTGCTCTATCAGATTGACGGGAAAGTGACGTTGACAGAACAGGATTACTTTGACGAGCTTTTGCAAGAAATGTCTTGGCACAGCGGTATTTCCAAAGAAGCTTACGTTAATGACGCGATCCACCAAGCCCGAGAGGCGATTGATAGTGTGGCGGCACCTGAGTTCGTTCGGTCACTATCAGATGAATTAAACATAGATGCCGCGCGTTCATTAGAAGTTGCAATGGCTATCACTAAAGTCGACGGTGTTCGCAGTGAGAAAGAAGTTGAACTACTTGCGCTACTAGCAAATCGAGTGCTTGCTAGAGGCCTAGTCGCCTAA
- a CDS encoding phosphoethanolamine transferase gives MITNDKPITHFIKQSAISLVNRIRNHRYSANQLIVITSLYVAFVCNFPFLTRAITAITQTSDYSFLFLLSVPTLLVSLIIMINGTIGVGKLLKPLLILTILLSTVLLYATASYGVVFDYTMIQNGAETDSAEAFSYLNAHDIVFVILVGGIPALGIFFAKVKTQSWSRGLKARSALVASHTILVVLIASVFYANYAAVGRNNRELLAYITPYKFVDATVKYTKRHYFTTELPFKTLDSNPLLEIEDDKARVTVLVVGETARAQNFSLNGYSHNTNQYTEDSGIVSFTKVSSCGTATAVSLPCMFSRLDRQTYDNRTANAQQNLLDIAKAAGTDVLWIDNNNGSCKGVCARVNSIDIDTGIANPLCDGEYCFDEALLLPLQNKLDNLSAKNTLIVLHMIGSHGPTYYKRYPQDKAVFLPDCQRSDIQHCSEQEIVNTYDNTIAYTDFVLNKIIARLEKLESDSAVQTAMLYISDHGESLGEKGVYLHGLPYAFAPQEQTHVPMLFWQNKSLAHQDNDCIKSVSSEVISHDNLFDIVLGITSVSSTQYIEGRDVLSKCRASDGLLAAATEPNTKILL, from the coding sequence ATGATAACCAACGATAAACCTATCACGCATTTCATCAAGCAAAGTGCAATATCGCTTGTAAATCGCATTCGTAATCATCGGTATAGTGCTAATCAACTTATCGTTATCACCTCGTTATACGTGGCGTTTGTTTGTAACTTCCCTTTCTTAACAAGGGCAATAACAGCCATCACGCAAACCAGTGACTACAGCTTCTTGTTTTTATTATCGGTGCCAACACTGCTGGTTAGTCTTATCATCATGATAAATGGCACAATAGGTGTTGGTAAATTACTAAAGCCTCTACTGATTTTAACCATACTTTTGTCCACTGTTTTGCTTTATGCCACCGCAAGCTATGGCGTCGTTTTCGACTACACAATGATTCAAAATGGCGCAGAAACTGACTCAGCAGAGGCTTTTTCTTATTTAAACGCGCACGATATTGTATTTGTTATTCTAGTTGGCGGCATTCCTGCACTTGGTATTTTTTTTGCTAAAGTGAAAACTCAATCGTGGAGCCGAGGACTCAAAGCCCGGTCTGCTCTAGTAGCGTCTCACACCATACTCGTCGTGTTGATAGCTAGCGTTTTCTATGCCAATTATGCCGCAGTTGGCAGAAATAACAGAGAGCTACTAGCTTACATTACGCCCTATAAGTTTGTTGATGCCACGGTTAAATATACTAAGCGACATTACTTCACAACTGAGTTGCCATTTAAAACATTAGATAGCAATCCACTGCTGGAGATTGAAGATGATAAGGCAAGAGTAACCGTTCTTGTGGTCGGTGAGACCGCGCGGGCGCAAAATTTTTCATTAAATGGATACAGCCACAATACTAATCAATATACAGAAGATTCAGGCATTGTCTCATTTACAAAGGTGTCCTCCTGTGGCACAGCTACGGCCGTATCCTTACCGTGCATGTTTTCGAGACTAGATAGACAAACCTACGACAACAGAACCGCGAATGCCCAGCAAAATTTACTCGATATTGCCAAGGCTGCGGGCACCGATGTGCTCTGGATAGACAACAATAATGGAAGTTGCAAAGGCGTTTGTGCCCGCGTTAATTCTATTGATATTGATACTGGCATAGCCAACCCATTGTGTGACGGCGAGTATTGTTTCGATGAGGCTTTGCTGTTGCCACTGCAGAACAAACTCGATAACTTAAGTGCGAAAAACACACTCATTGTACTGCACATGATAGGCTCTCACGGACCCACTTATTACAAAAGATATCCGCAAGACAAAGCCGTGTTTTTACCTGATTGTCAGCGCAGCGATATTCAACACTGCAGCGAGCAGGAAATCGTTAATACCTATGACAACACCATTGCTTACACCGATTTTGTGCTGAATAAAATTATTGCTCGCTTAGAAAAACTGGAAAGTGACTCAGCGGTGCAAACAGCCATGCTGTACATCTCCGACCATGGCGAATCATTGGGAGAAAAAGGTGTCTACTTACATGGTCTTCCGTATGCTTTTGCTCCCCAAGAACAAACTCATGTACCCATGTTATTTTGGCAGAATAAAAGCCTTGCTCATCAAGATAATGATTGTATTAAATCGGTGTCTAGCGAAGTTATTTCACATGACAACCTTTTTGATATTGTTCTTGGCATTACTTCAGTGAGCAGCACTCAATATATTGAAGGTAGAGATGTTTTGTCAAAGTGCAGAGCCAGTGATGGACTGCTCGCAGCTGCTACAGAGCCGAATACAAAGATATTACTCTAG
- the corA gene encoding magnesium/cobalt transporter CorA: MKLFNKKYHKPGTRPGTLKTNENAVFSVDLYDYNATVFNAQLNVDVSTCKSFIESENCTWIHVQGDPSAEAMKLLGKDLGIHELYVEDVINVGQRPKVEINDEQIFLILNLPVKEGSSARVDQVSLFLSKTTLISFSTGKNNPFLAVIERLENKIGKLRKQQSDYLLYALIDTVIDFGFPMLETYSEQIQALEDELMETKNERLLSSIHELRRDLLLIRRRLWPQREVINELLRADDNPLLQDNTLLHLRDCHDHVISIMEMLETYHEMTSGLMELYLTSVSLKLNDVMKFLTIFTTIFIPPTFLVGVYGMNFRSENSPTNMPELDWQFGYLMVWGIIALMIGGMLYFFRRKKWI; encoded by the coding sequence GTGAAGTTATTCAATAAAAAATATCACAAACCGGGTACTAGGCCGGGCACTCTGAAAACGAATGAAAATGCGGTGTTCAGTGTTGATCTCTATGACTACAACGCAACGGTCTTTAACGCTCAGCTCAATGTCGATGTCAGCACCTGCAAGTCATTTATAGAGAGCGAAAACTGCACTTGGATACACGTACAAGGAGACCCCTCTGCAGAAGCCATGAAGCTGCTAGGAAAAGACCTAGGGATACACGAGCTCTATGTCGAAGATGTTATTAACGTCGGGCAGCGACCCAAAGTGGAAATAAATGATGAACAAATATTCCTTATTCTTAACTTGCCGGTTAAAGAAGGAAGCAGTGCTCGTGTCGATCAAGTCAGCCTTTTCTTAAGCAAAACCACGTTAATTTCCTTTTCTACAGGTAAAAACAATCCTTTTTTAGCCGTAATTGAAAGGCTGGAAAATAAAATAGGTAAATTGCGCAAGCAACAAAGCGATTATTTATTATATGCCTTGATTGACACCGTCATTGATTTTGGCTTTCCAATGTTAGAAACGTACTCTGAGCAAATTCAGGCATTGGAAGATGAGTTGATGGAAACAAAGAATGAAAGATTATTGAGCTCAATACATGAGTTGCGTCGCGACCTACTTCTCATCCGCAGACGTCTTTGGCCACAGAGGGAAGTTATCAACGAGTTATTAAGAGCGGATGACAATCCGCTGCTGCAGGACAACACACTGCTTCATTTGAGAGATTGTCATGACCACGTTATTTCTATTATGGAAATGTTAGAAACCTACCACGAAATGACTTCAGGTTTAATGGAGCTGTATTTAACCAGTGTGAGCCTCAAGTTAAACGACGTGATGAAATTTTTAACTATTTTTACCACGATTTTCATTCCACCGACCTTTTTAGTGGGGGTCTACGGAATGAATTTTCGTTCTGAAAACAGCCCCACCAATATGCCTGAACTCGATTGGCAGTTCGGATATCTGATGGTCTGGGGCATCATTGCATTGATGATTGGCGGCATGCTGTATTTCTTCAGACGTAAAAAGTGGATCTAG
- a CDS encoding ShlB/FhaC/HecB family hemolysin secretion/activation protein — protein MSFEKNIVDDKHDSQTYLLSDFVEFNRNQLTISKVKPALAKYISTLALVLVPLCSVQAQISADKSEALPMIQCSPSDTNIDLDLTIKNHGQVEPNDASATPDSTQRLHKGRRQVAKISITNNTIFDESEHDTMAFHHMANWMHITTKDDVIRERLPFKEGDLLNEDDLLEAERIIRSQAYIRDVKITFKENCDINEPAQIEIQTWDNWSLIPTVSFGRKGGENKLSIGVKEDNVFGTGIRARFKYNSDEQRNGYQFTLRSPFPAIPYSTILVDFADNDDGQLTQLELDKPFYHINSDYMFNLSFLKNEKTEDIFQNGLTRNSFNENSHRYAVSGGWQLEHQENMSTRIEFGFVDDSAKFEATRLLNTADSVFLPQDRAYQYPWIGVEYVERKFKRMFDVYLINQTEDINLGWHHEVKLGLELNDVAQDSDAGYHVNLLSSKGYEVNDALVLLSAEGQAHLNTSNPDQYSLTGNLEYFSRYSDLIGMYARFSGTSSKNNFLDKPFTVGDDSGVRGYPLQYQHGDTSFSSSLEARFYTDYNILKILDLGFVAFADAGKAWGGEQAAFNETDSLLTSVGAGVRLYSSRSSHKSVVHMDIAKPFETSDNVDSWQWRLQIKQSF, from the coding sequence ATGAGCTTTGAAAAAAATATAGTAGATGACAAGCATGATTCGCAGACCTATCTACTTTCAGATTTTGTCGAATTTAATCGTAATCAGCTTACTATAAGCAAAGTTAAACCCGCGTTAGCAAAATATATTAGTACATTGGCATTAGTGCTTGTGCCTTTATGCTCGGTTCAGGCACAAATCAGCGCAGACAAAAGCGAAGCACTTCCAATGATTCAGTGCTCCCCTTCCGATACAAACATTGATCTTGACCTAACAATTAAAAATCACGGCCAAGTTGAGCCTAATGATGCCTCTGCTACTCCTGATAGCACTCAAAGGCTGCATAAAGGTAGACGACAAGTCGCTAAGATATCAATTACCAACAATACAATTTTCGATGAGTCTGAACATGACACAATGGCCTTTCATCACATGGCGAATTGGATGCATATTACAACCAAAGATGACGTTATCCGCGAGCGCCTGCCCTTTAAAGAGGGCGATTTGTTAAATGAAGATGATTTACTTGAAGCGGAACGTATTATTCGCAGTCAAGCCTACATTAGAGACGTTAAAATCACCTTCAAAGAGAACTGTGATATAAACGAACCGGCTCAAATAGAAATTCAAACTTGGGACAACTGGTCATTGATCCCCACCGTCAGTTTTGGCCGCAAGGGTGGTGAAAACAAACTTTCTATTGGGGTAAAAGAAGACAACGTATTCGGCACCGGCATTCGCGCTCGATTTAAATACAACAGTGACGAACAACGTAATGGCTATCAATTTACCCTGCGCTCACCATTTCCAGCAATACCCTACTCAACAATATTAGTAGACTTTGCGGACAATGATGACGGCCAACTGACACAGTTGGAATTGGATAAGCCGTTTTATCATATCAATTCAGACTATATGTTTAATCTATCATTTTTAAAAAATGAAAAAACTGAAGATATTTTTCAAAATGGCCTAACTCGCAATAGTTTTAATGAAAACAGTCATCGCTATGCGGTATCAGGCGGCTGGCAATTAGAGCATCAAGAGAATATGAGCACTCGCATTGAATTTGGCTTTGTTGATGACTCAGCTAAATTTGAAGCAACTCGCTTATTAAATACGGCCGATAGCGTGTTTTTACCACAAGATCGAGCTTATCAATACCCGTGGATTGGTGTGGAGTATGTAGAGCGCAAATTTAAGAGAATGTTTGATGTCTACTTAATCAACCAAACCGAAGACATTAATCTGGGCTGGCATCATGAAGTTAAGCTAGGCCTTGAATTAAACGATGTTGCGCAAGACAGCGACGCTGGTTATCACGTAAACCTATTATCCAGCAAGGGATATGAAGTTAACGATGCGCTAGTTTTGCTATCTGCAGAGGGCCAAGCACACCTCAACACGTCGAATCCAGACCAATACTCGTTAACCGGTAACCTCGAATACTTCAGCAGATATAGCGACTTAATAGGTATGTATGCTCGCTTTTCAGGTACCTCGTCAAAAAATAATTTCCTTGATAAACCGTTCACCGTGGGCGATGACAGCGGCGTCAGAGGTTATCCGCTTCAATATCAACATGGTGACACGAGTTTCTCAAGTTCATTAGAAGCACGCTTTTATACCGACTACAACATTCTTAAAATACTTGACCTTGGCTTTGTTGCATTTGCCGATGCAGGGAAAGCTTGGGGTGGCGAACAAGCTGCTTTCAACGAGACCGACTCATTACTCACCAGCGTTGGAGCAGGTGTCCGCCTTTATTCATCACGCTCGAGCCATAAAAGCGTTGTACACATGGATATTGCTAAGCCGTTTGAAACGTCTGACAACGTCGACTCTTGGCAATGGCGATTACAAATAAAGCAGTCCTTTTAA
- a CDS encoding methyltransferase domain-containing protein, producing MTKSKNDNTHADISANETDGSGGLHRMSYRDVAMHKVMLQDIVRTEAYEKAINATVNPSLSVLDFGCGSGVLSMFAARANASKVIAVDRSPFIKNAQNIAIANGFEKINFYHDDHQSLALDEKVDVIVSEWMGHCLFYEAMLEPLLTVRDRYLAEGGTMIPAQVSLHVGLVVDEFVLDDLCFLQNSPYGLDFTPIAHVPFQQSDLVALEPESLLESIADLGTLDMRTITKTNTPRVFTTTLIPSEKTEIFALCGWFSAQLSPEVQFGTGPNDIPTHWDQILFPLPTPFSVDPSRELTITLSPQTEQVGKEQFWCWSISDSENSISVNELQLQQEASFDVPQGKL from the coding sequence ATGACTAAATCCAAAAACGATAATACCCACGCTGATATCAGCGCCAATGAAACTGATGGTAGCGGCGGTCTTCATCGCATGTCTTATCGTGATGTAGCCATGCATAAAGTCATGCTGCAAGATATTGTTCGTACCGAGGCTTATGAAAAGGCGATTAATGCCACAGTGAATCCTAGTCTTAGCGTTCTTGATTTTGGGTGCGGTAGCGGTGTGCTATCGATGTTTGCTGCGCGCGCTAACGCAAGCAAGGTGATAGCAGTAGATCGTTCGCCGTTTATCAAGAATGCTCAAAACATTGCTATTGCTAATGGTTTCGAAAAAATTAACTTTTATCATGATGATCACCAGTCGCTAGCACTGGACGAGAAAGTGGACGTTATTGTATCGGAGTGGATGGGGCACTGTTTATTTTACGAAGCTATGCTAGAGCCCTTGTTGACGGTGAGAGATCGTTATTTGGCAGAGGGAGGTACTATGATCCCGGCGCAAGTAAGCCTGCATGTGGGTTTAGTGGTCGATGAATTTGTATTGGATGATTTATGCTTTTTGCAAAATAGTCCTTACGGCCTCGACTTTACACCCATAGCTCATGTACCTTTTCAGCAATCAGATTTGGTTGCACTTGAGCCCGAAAGTCTGTTGGAGAGTATCGCCGACTTGGGTACGCTGGACATGCGAACCATCACAAAAACCAATACACCGCGAGTATTTACCACTACTCTGATACCCAGTGAAAAAACCGAAATATTTGCTCTGTGTGGCTGGTTCAGCGCGCAATTGAGCCCTGAAGTGCAATTTGGCACGGGTCCGAATGATATACCAACCCACTGGGATCAAATTTTGTTCCCATTGCCCACACCTTTTTCTGTCGATCCGTCACGTGAATTAACCATTACCTTATCGCCTCAAACAGAGCAGGTTGGTAAAGAACAATTTTGGTGCTGGTCTATTTCAGATAGTGAAAATAGTATATCGGTAAATGAACTGCAGTTGCAGCAAGAAGCAAGCTTTGATGTGCCTCAGGGTAAATTATAG
- a CDS encoding SEC-C metal-binding domain-containing protein, which translates to MTNQQHAHEDEGHVHGPDCNHHHHEVQTPIVRAGAKIGRNDVCPCGSEKKYKKCCGK; encoded by the coding sequence ATGACAAATCAACAACACGCACATGAAGATGAAGGCCATGTACACGGTCCTGATTGCAACCATCACCACCACGAGGTGCAAACACCTATAGTCAGAGCCGGCGCTAAAATTGGTCGTAACGATGTATGTCCATGCGGCAGTGAAAAAAAGTATAAAAAATGTTGTGGTAAGTAG
- a CDS encoding histone deacetylase: MSHLVFHPIYSQLDLPVRHRFPIQKYQGIKDALLREKVSAEFFYEPKPLSIEALSRIYDPVYISQLCSGELDPKAMRRIGFPWSTQLVERTLTAAGGTVLTSTLAIEYGKALNLTGGYHHAFGNFGSGFCMVNDLYLAALNMLQSPSIDKVLIFDCDVHQGDGTAKLAANNSAVYTVSIHGEKNFPHRKQVSDLDFGLTKGTGDDEYLATVEQAWQMAMTYFQPDAVIYDAGVDVHIDDDLGHLNITTEGVLARDKFVFAECKKMGLPIAAVIGGGYQRDIDALVNVHMQLFKAANVY, translated from the coding sequence ATGTCCCATCTTGTTTTTCATCCAATTTATAGCCAGCTCGACTTACCGGTTCGACACCGTTTCCCCATTCAAAAATATCAAGGCATAAAGGACGCGCTGTTACGAGAAAAAGTATCTGCCGAGTTCTTCTATGAGCCAAAACCACTTTCGATTGAAGCGCTGTCGCGTATTTACGATCCTGTCTATATCAGCCAACTTTGCTCTGGTGAGCTAGATCCAAAAGCGATGCGGCGCATTGGTTTTCCATGGTCAACGCAACTTGTAGAACGCACCTTAACCGCGGCAGGCGGCACCGTGTTAACCTCAACATTGGCGATTGAGTATGGCAAAGCCTTAAATCTAACCGGCGGATATCATCACGCTTTTGGCAACTTTGGCTCAGGTTTTTGTATGGTTAACGACCTCTACCTCGCCGCGTTGAATATGCTCCAGTCTCCTAGCATTGACAAAGTATTGATATTTGATTGTGACGTTCACCAAGGCGACGGAACAGCGAAGCTAGCCGCCAACAACAGTGCTGTTTATACCGTTTCTATCCATGGTGAAAAAAACTTCCCGCATCGCAAACAAGTGTCCGACTTGGATTTCGGCTTGACGAAAGGCACCGGTGATGACGAGTATTTAGCCACCGTTGAGCAAGCTTGGCAAATGGCGATGACCTACTTTCAGCCAGACGCTGTTATCTATGATGCAGGAGTCGACGTGCACATCGATGACGATCTTGGCCATTTAAATATCACTACGGAAGGCGTTTTGGCCCGCGATAAGTTTGTATTTGCAGAATGCAAAAAAATGGGGCTACCGATTGCAGCCGTCATTGGTGGCGGATATCAACGTGACATTGACGCCTTGGTAAATGTTCATATGCAGTTATTTAAGGCGGCAAACGTTTATTAG
- a CDS encoding sulfotransferase family protein produces MEKSTIHFAAELATALAKIDHALIQNDSQQPELKLIIHAGTPKTGTTSLQTYLDKKQRKLRGKGILYPHNLEKLKNPHAPKHQWFEKNLVTTNLNSFLENFKNILSQVTSDTHTILLSSEGIYNYWWDFPDASKDVLSELSKLFNIELWVWFRDPIKFIESYYKQCIRNPQLDGNPCYGKNLSFADMLKIDWFARHLDYQGFVDECQMLFGENKVSVFNYEGDVVQEVIQKLGLATAHDNPTPRQNKSLNSASVKLLRTINHYNLKAKDKERLMPHLKEINTLLENYAKDALIDAESRRRVLALAHPIKF; encoded by the coding sequence ATGGAAAAATCAACTATTCATTTCGCTGCCGAATTAGCCACCGCATTAGCAAAAATTGATCATGCACTGATTCAGAATGACAGCCAACAACCTGAACTCAAGCTCATCATTCATGCTGGTACACCAAAAACAGGTACCACGAGCTTACAAACCTACTTGGATAAAAAACAACGCAAATTAAGAGGAAAAGGAATTCTTTATCCACATAATTTGGAGAAGTTAAAAAATCCCCACGCGCCAAAACACCAATGGTTTGAAAAGAATCTAGTCACGACGAATTTAAACAGTTTCTTAGAAAACTTTAAAAATATTCTTTCGCAAGTCACAAGCGATACTCACACCATCCTTCTGTCCTCTGAAGGTATTTATAATTACTGGTGGGATTTTCCTGACGCGTCAAAAGATGTTTTATCTGAGTTGAGTAAACTTTTCAACATTGAGCTATGGGTGTGGTTTCGTGACCCAATCAAATTTATTGAAAGCTATTACAAGCAGTGCATTCGCAATCCACAGTTGGATGGCAACCCATGCTATGGCAAGAATTTATCCTTTGCTGACATGTTGAAGATAGACTGGTTTGCTCGGCATCTGGACTATCAAGGCTTCGTCGATGAATGCCAAATGCTGTTCGGCGAAAATAAGGTCTCCGTATTTAACTACGAAGGAGATGTGGTGCAGGAAGTCATTCAGAAATTAGGGCTAGCAACTGCGCATGACAATCCAACGCCAAGGCAAAATAAAAGCCTTAACAGCGCATCCGTAAAATTATTAAGAACGATAAACCACTACAATTTAAAAGCAAAAGATAAAGAGCGTTTGATGCCCCACTTAAAAGAAATTAATACACTGCTTGAAAATTATGCCAAGGATGCTCTAATTGACGCAGAATCAAGAAGGAGAGTGTTGGCCCTCGCTCATCCAATAAAATTCTAA
- a CDS encoding WYL domain-containing protein: MNTTEIINEMPHAQRERLAFIDFCLQFFGHITRNDLVSRFQTGLAACTRDFAAYRELASTNLVLDHSTKQYYRTASFVPLFKYQPDIILQSLSRGFGNGISHSTQPSEQCFDAVQLIHPDSSIIAALMRGIHNQALCEVGYVSVSSGESVRQFIPHALINNGHRWHVRGYDCKNQGFRDFVCTRFTHITATDEEILPHQLAAADVQFNQIINLVIVPHPSITNPLAIEMDFAMQDGKKVMTTRAALAAYILRQWQVDCSEGHRIRGQGCQLALENIDILQRIENPTLAPGYSI; encoded by the coding sequence GTGAACACCACCGAAATCATAAACGAAATGCCCCATGCACAAAGAGAACGTTTAGCGTTTATCGACTTCTGTCTGCAATTTTTTGGGCACATTACTCGCAATGATTTGGTTAGTCGCTTTCAAACAGGTCTGGCGGCGTGCACTCGTGACTTTGCAGCCTATCGCGAGTTAGCAAGTACCAACTTAGTGCTCGACCATTCTACCAAGCAATATTATCGAACAGCCTCATTTGTACCGCTTTTTAAATATCAACCCGATATTATTTTACAATCACTGAGTCGCGGTTTTGGCAACGGCATTTCACACTCGACACAACCATCTGAACAGTGCTTTGATGCCGTGCAGCTTATTCATCCGGATAGCAGTATTATTGCCGCGCTGATGCGTGGGATCCATAATCAAGCACTGTGTGAGGTTGGCTACGTTTCGGTTTCATCAGGTGAATCAGTTAGGCAGTTTATTCCACACGCATTGATTAACAATGGCCACCGCTGGCACGTGCGCGGCTACGATTGCAAAAACCAAGGTTTCAGAGATTTTGTATGCACGCGCTTCACCCATATTACCGCCACTGACGAAGAAATATTACCTCATCAACTTGCTGCTGCTGACGTTCAATTTAACCAAATTATAAACTTAGTTATTGTGCCTCACCCGAGTATTACAAACCCACTCGCCATTGAAATGGATTTTGCGATGCAAGACGGAAAAAAAGTAATGACTACCCGAGCAGCGCTGGCGGCTTACATTCTGAGGCAGTGGCAAGTGGACTGTTCCGAAGGACACCGCATTCGAGGACAGGGTTGTCAGTTAGCACTTGAAAACATTGATATATTACAACGTATTGAGAACCCCACTTTAGCGCCTGGTTACTCGATATAA